Within Pseudomonas sp. LBUM920, the genomic segment GATCCAGCTCGATCCCAGCGGGGTTGAAAGACAGCGGCGGTGTAATAGGCGACATATTGGACCTATGAAATTGGTGCCAGTTGGCTCTTACAACAGACCAATAGCCTGCCTAGGATGCAGGCATTCGCCAAGGAATATTTCCATGTACACACCCCGCGCCTTTGCCCTCGACGATTTGCCCGAACTGCAGCAACTGATCCAGCACACTCGCCTGGCGCAGCTGGTGACCTTTGGCGAGCAGGGCCTGCAGGCCAGTCACCTGCCGCTGCTGCTCAACCCCGATCAAGGCCCGAACGGTACGCTTTACGGGCACATGGCCAAGGCCAACCCCCAGTGGCGCGACCTGCAAAATGGCAGTGAAGCCCTGGTGATCTTTGCCGGCGCCGACGCCTACATCAGCCCGGCGTTTTACCCGGCCAAGGCCGAGCACGGCAAAGTGGTGCCCACCTGGAATTACATCGCCGTGCATGCGTACGGCAAGGCCGAGGTATTTACCGATGCCGAGCGCTTGCTGGCGGTGGTCACGGCGCTGACCGATCGCCACGAAGGCAACCGCGCCCAGCCCTGGAGCGTCAGCGATGCCCCCGCCGACTACATTGACGGCATGCTCAAGGCCATCGTCGGTTTCGCCCTGCCCATTGAGCGCCTGATCGGCAAACGCAAACTCAGCCAGAACCGCAACCAGGCCGACATCAACGGCGTGCGCGAGGGCTTGGCCGCCAGCATTGATGTGCGCGATCAGACGCTCGCGCGCTTTATCCCTCAAGGAGGCACAGAATGAGCCAGATCGATATCCGCCCCGTCACCGCAGCCGACCATGCCGCCTGGCTGCCACTGTGGCAGGCGTACTTGAAGTTTTACGAAACCCAATTGCCCGACGCCGTCAGCCAAAGCACCTGGCAGCGCCTGATCGATGCCAGTGAGCCGACCCATTCCGCCCTGGCCTGGCAGGACGGCAAGGCGGTGGGCATGGTCAACTTCATCTACCACCGCTCCAACTGGAGCATCGAAAATTCCTGCTACCTGCAGGACCTGCTGGTGGAGCCGGCCCAACGTGGCAGCGGCGTGGGTCGCAAGCTGATCGAGTTTGTCTACGCCACCGCCAAGACCGACGGTTGCTGCAAGGTCCATTGGTTGACCCACGAGAGCAATGCCACCGCGATTCAACTCTACGAACGTATTGCCGAACGTCCTGGCTTTATCCAATTTCGCAAAGGTCTTTAAGGAAATCCGCATGCCTATCTCACCCGCCGACTGGAAAGGCGTTCCCGCGCCCACCGTTCAAGTACTCGAAGGGCGTTTCATCCGCCTGGAAAAACTCGACCCCGCGCGTCATGGCGATGGCCTGTTCCAGGCCCTTGAAGGCCCTGGCGCCGATCCGAAGCTCTGGGACTATTTACCTTATGGCCCCTTCCCCGAGCGCGCCGCGTTTGATGCCTGGCTCAACAACCATGCCCAGCACGGCGACCCGTACTTCTTCAGCGTGATCGACCGCCAGAGCGGCGAGGTACAGGGCATCCTCAGCCTGATGTCCATCGTCCCGGCCCAGGGCCGCATCGAGATCGGCCACGTGACCTTCGGCGCGCCGATGCAACGCTCGCCCAAAAGCACCGAAGCGGTGTACCTGCTGGCCAATCACGCTTTTGAGCAGGGCTACCGTCGCCTGGAATGGAAGTGCAACAACGCCAATGCCCGTTCCAAATACGCGGCGCAGCGCTTGGGCTTCAGCTTTGAAGGCGTGTTCCGCCAGCACATGGTGGTCAAGGGGCAGAACCGCGATACGGCGTGGTATTCGATCCTGGATTCGGAATGGCCAACCCTTGGAGCAGGGTTTGAAGCGTGGCTGTCCGAGGCGAACCAGCAGGGTTCTGGCCAACTGAAAACACTGGCCGAGTGCCGGGCCTGATTCTGAGCCACAACACACAACCAATGTAGGCGCGAGCTTGCTGGCGAAGACGGTAGACCAGTCAACACCTGCAATACCTGACACACCGCTTTCGCCAGCAAGCCCGCGCCACAGTTGATCTGCAGCGGGCCCACTGCTGTCATCTCCCCGACACATTCCTGCAATCACCCTTCGCTATACAGGTCGACTCGTTTCCATAACAAGGTCGTCCGCCATGCCCCCGTCGCCCCACCGCCTCGCACTCGCCATCACGTTATTGGCCAGCAGCCTCGCTGAAGCGGCGCCTGCGCCGACCAAAACCGTGCAGATCGACACGCCCACCACCGCGGGGCAAACCCTGACCGGCAACGATTCGTTGACCACCACTGCGCCGGGCAGCATCACCACCTCCGGCGTGGCCGTCACGCTCAAGGATGGCACCAGCGGGGCGGGCGTGGTGATCACCAACGCGGGCAAGCTGGTCTCAACCGGCGGGCGCGCAATCGACAGTTCGGGCACGCTCACCGGGGCGCGCAACTACAGCGTCTACAACCTCGCGGGCGGTGTAATCCAGGGCGCCAATGACGCGCTGCGCATCAACAGCAACTTTGCCAGCGGCCGTTTGTTGATCGACAACAGCGGCACCCTTCGCTCGGCCACCGGCCAAGGGCTGGACCTGGATGCGATCCGCAGCACCAACGTGACGACCACGATCATCAACCGCGCCGGTGGGTTGATTCGTGGCGATGCCAGTGACGGCATGAAGACCGGCGCCAATGCAAACATTACCAACTATGGCGAGATCTCCACCGGCGACACGTTCTCGCGCGATGACAAATTCGACGGCGTCGATATCGATTCCGCCACCGGTGTGACGGTGACCAACTACGGCCTGATTTCTGGCGGTCGCCATGGCATCACCACCGACCTGGGTGCGTCGCTGACCAACTACGGCACGGTGATTGGCCGCAACGGCTCGGGCTTTGGCTCCGACGGCGACGGCACGGTGATCAACCACGGCACCATCACCGGCGCCTTCTCCGGGTTGCAGCCGGACGGCGACGGCGATGGCGTGGACATCGACAAAATCGCGCATATCGAAAACTACGGCATCATCCAGGGCATCGGTGCCGGCGGTGTCGACAAAAATGGTTTTGCCAACGGCAGCGAAGGCATCGCCCTGGGCGGCGGTTATGTGTACAACGCCAAGGGTGCGCTGGTCAGCGGCGCCAACAAC encodes:
- a CDS encoding GNAT family N-acetyltransferase; protein product: MPISPADWKGVPAPTVQVLEGRFIRLEKLDPARHGDGLFQALEGPGADPKLWDYLPYGPFPERAAFDAWLNNHAQHGDPYFFSVIDRQSGEVQGILSLMSIVPAQGRIEIGHVTFGAPMQRSPKSTEAVYLLANHAFEQGYRRLEWKCNNANARSKYAAQRLGFSFEGVFRQHMVVKGQNRDTAWYSILDSEWPTLGAGFEAWLSEANQQGSGQLKTLAECRA
- a CDS encoding GNAT family N-acetyltransferase, encoding MSQIDIRPVTAADHAAWLPLWQAYLKFYETQLPDAVSQSTWQRLIDASEPTHSALAWQDGKAVGMVNFIYHRSNWSIENSCYLQDLLVEPAQRGSGVGRKLIEFVYATAKTDGCCKVHWLTHESNATAIQLYERIAERPGFIQFRKGL
- a CDS encoding FMN-binding negative transcriptional regulator; its protein translation is MYTPRAFALDDLPELQQLIQHTRLAQLVTFGEQGLQASHLPLLLNPDQGPNGTLYGHMAKANPQWRDLQNGSEALVIFAGADAYISPAFYPAKAEHGKVVPTWNYIAVHAYGKAEVFTDAERLLAVVTALTDRHEGNRAQPWSVSDAPADYIDGMLKAIVGFALPIERLIGKRKLSQNRNQADINGVREGLAASIDVRDQTLARFIPQGGTE